From Methanobrevibacter ruminantium:
GACTGTAACTGCAAGAGCTGCCATGATCAATTGTTCCAAGCTTGCTGGAATTCCTACAACTAGAATATCCTTATACATTTTAAAATTATTATGGAAATCTTTCTTGTTATATGATAAGTATGTATCTTTCTTAATGAAAATCCAGTATAACATCATTAGAATAGCAAATAGAGGAGATAAACCTGTTGCAAGAGCTGCACCTGAAACTCCCCAACCAAATGTGTAAATGAATATTGGATCTAAGACCATATTGATAATAGCTACAATAGCAATAGGCAAAGTGGCTCTTTTTACATCTCCTTCTGCCCTAAATGCCCCTCCAAAAATAGGAGGGATTAAAATTGGAGCAGTGAAAGCGAATACAATTATGCCATAATCCATAGCATATTTCAATACATCACTTGCACCCATTATCTTTAATAGGGATTCTAAAGATAAAAGGAAAAATACTGTAAGAATCAATGAAACAATTACACTTAAAATAGCAGAGTGCATAGCTGCATTATTTGCCTCATCTCTTTTTTCAGCACCAATATAACGAGAAATAAGAGATGTTGCACCAGCACCTATACCATTTCCAAATCCTACAAGCACCATAAACAATGGAGTTACATATCCAAGTGCTGCCAAAGGAGCAGGTCCTAATCCTGCTACCCAAATACTATCCACAATATTGTTTAAGAAAATTAAAAACATACTTGCTATCATAGGCCAAGCAAGCTTATTAATAGCTTTCTTAGGGTCTCCGGTAATCATTTCAACATTTTCATTCATTTCCATAATAATCATTTCCTAACTATTATAAATATATACATAGTCCTATATAAAATTTTAAGGATATTACTAATTTTTAAGGATATTGCTAATTT
This genomic window contains:
- a CDS encoding MATE family efflux transporter, translated to MEMNENVEMITGDPKKAINKLAWPMIASMFLIFLNNIVDSIWVAGLGPAPLAALGYVTPLFMVLVGFGNGIGAGATSLISRYIGAEKRDEANNAAMHSAILSVIVSLILTVFFLLSLESLLKIMGASDVLKYAMDYGIIVFAFTAPILIPPIFGGAFRAEGDVKRATLPIAIVAIINMVLDPIFIYTFGWGVSGAALATGLSPLFAILMMLYWIFIKKDTYLSYNKKDFHNNFKMYKDILVVGIPASLEQLIMAALAVTVNYMLTLVSGSVAVAVYTAGWRIISLGLLPAIGVGTAAITVAGVAYGAKKYENIRTACRYSVKLGLISSIIVCILLFVFANQVAFIFSYSEASSHLEPLIASFIQLMCLFILYVPFGASAGNVFQGLGKGTTSFILTTFREFVLVLIFAYLLGFVFNMGERGIYYGMLLGGFLGSVIAYGYIELYVDRLINGKVKGSDI